Proteins encoded together in one Campylobacter concisus window:
- the rpsL gene encoding 30S ribosomal protein S12, whose amino-acid sequence MPTINQLVRNERKKVTVKSKSPALKECPQRRGVCTRVYTTTPKKPNSALRKVAKVRLTSGFEVISYIGGEGHNLQEHSIVLVRGGRVKDLPGVKYHIVRGALDTAGVAKRTVSRSKYGAKRPKAGAAAPKK is encoded by the coding sequence GTGCCAACCATAAATCAATTGGTCAGAAATGAACGCAAGAAAGTGACTGTTAAGTCAAAATCTCCAGCGTTAAAAGAGTGCCCTCAAAGAAGAGGAGTTTGCACTAGGGTTTATACTACAACTCCTAAAAAACCAAACTCAGCTTTGAGGAAAGTTGCCAAAGTTAGGCTTACAAGCGGTTTTGAAGTCATCAGCTATATCGGCGGTGAAGGTCACAACCTACAAGAACACAGTATTGTTTTAGTTCGCGGCGGTAGGGTTAAAGACTTACCAGGTGTTAAATATCACATCGTTCGTGGTGCACTTGATACTGCTGGTGTTGCAAAAAGAACAGTTTCTCGTTCTAAATATGGTGCAAAACGCCCTAAAGCTGGCGCTGCTGCTCCAAAAAAGTAA
- the iadA gene encoding beta-aspartyl-peptidase, which translates to MILIKNVKIYSPKFLGKKDIFICNGKIVCIAENLEPNLPNVKVIDASNFTAIPGLIDKHVHITGGGGEGGFKTRVPEIMLSNLIEAGITTAVGLLGTDSTTRSVENLVAKAHALNDEGITCYAHTGAYSSKTPTITGEIEKDIVFVDPIIGTKLAISDHRSSSVSKDELAHIVSAGRVAGMISSKSGHTTLHMGDGKKGLNLIYEVLNEYDIPITLFQPTHVNRNEELFKQSFKFIKDGGYIDFTCMPGLTPLEAVKRIKKENLPTNKITISSDGFGSYSSYDSDGNLLKIGIASVKSLYEEFINFVKDGFSIEEALPYFTTNVAKSVALQNKKGEIKENYDADILLIDEKFEIKFVVAKGEILKDDSGFIKKGTYE; encoded by the coding sequence ATGATACTTATAAAAAACGTCAAAATTTACTCGCCAAAATTCCTTGGTAAAAAAGATATATTTATATGTAATGGCAAGATCGTCTGCATAGCTGAAAATTTAGAGCCAAATTTGCCAAATGTAAAGGTAATCGACGCTTCAAATTTCACGGCTATACCAGGTCTCATTGATAAGCACGTGCATATCACTGGAGGCGGCGGAGAGGGCGGCTTTAAGACTAGGGTGCCTGAGATCATGCTATCAAATTTAATAGAAGCTGGCATAACGACGGCTGTTGGCCTACTTGGAACTGACAGCACGACAAGAAGCGTTGAAAATTTAGTCGCAAAAGCACACGCGCTAAACGACGAGGGCATCACGTGCTATGCTCACACTGGCGCATACAGCTCTAAAACGCCAACCATAACTGGCGAGATCGAAAAAGATATTGTCTTTGTTGATCCGATAATCGGCACCAAGCTAGCCATAAGCGACCACCGCTCATCAAGCGTGAGCAAAGATGAGCTAGCTCACATAGTTTCAGCTGGCAGGGTGGCTGGTATGATCAGCTCAAAGTCAGGACACACCACGCTTCATATGGGTGATGGCAAAAAGGGCTTAAATTTGATCTATGAAGTGCTAAATGAGTACGATATACCGATCACTCTATTTCAGCCAACGCACGTAAATAGAAACGAGGAGCTTTTTAAACAAAGCTTTAAATTTATAAAAGATGGCGGCTACATCGACTTTACCTGCATGCCAGGACTTACGCCACTTGAAGCTGTAAAGCGCATCAAAAAAGAAAATTTACCGACAAATAAGATAACCATTAGCTCAGACGGCTTTGGCAGCTACTCTAGCTATGATAGCGACGGAAATTTACTAAAAATAGGCATCGCTAGCGTTAAGAGTTTGTATGAAGAGTTTATAAATTTTGTAAAAGATGGTTTTAGTATCGAGGAGGCGTTGCCATATTTTACGACAAACGTGGCAAAAAGTGTGGCCTTACAAAATAAAAAAGGCGAGATAAAAGAAAATTACGATGCAGATATTTTGCTAATCGATGAGAAATTTGAGATTAAATTTGTCGTTGCAAAGGGTGAAATTTTAAAAGATGACAGTGGTTTTATAAAAAAAGGAACGTATGAATAA
- the nhaC gene encoding Na+/H+ antiporter NhaC has protein sequence MNSIKKEPSFLLALTPILVMIVGLALGVGYMKLKVEPIILIAALVAGGIAWRLGYSWSELQEGVIEKISSSLPALMILWAVGLLIGSWVFSGTIPMIIYYGVDLISPQYLVLTAFVIAAIISTVTGTSWGSAGTVGVAIMGIAQGLDVNLAATAGAVVAGAYFGDKLSPLSDTTNLAPIAAGSELYEHIRHMFYTTIPATIVAIAAYLFFGSEAASSGANVSESVLALQGQLDKIFHWNIILLLPVLFVLAGSVLKWPTIPVMIIASLFSVLLGVIVQDFSFKNGFISVMTGFNVTMSGINMEFSKDITKLLNRGGVSSVNSTTILVICAMGFAGIISKTGMLTKVLHTIMARVKSTAGVIISTIGSCLTVAFVTGSSYLSILIPGEMFKDFYKEKNLAAKNLSRTLEDSGTVIVPLIPWSAAGAYMTATLGVPTVEYLPWAILNYMGVVFAIILALTGIGIAKINKDTK, from the coding sequence ATGAACTCTATAAAAAAAGAGCCTTCGTTTCTGCTGGCCCTTACGCCTATCTTGGTTATGATCGTAGGCCTTGCGCTTGGCGTTGGTTATATGAAGCTAAAGGTTGAGCCGATCATTTTGATAGCAGCCCTTGTGGCTGGTGGCATCGCTTGGAGGCTAGGATATAGTTGGAGTGAGCTTCAAGAGGGAGTGATAGAGAAAATTTCAAGCTCATTGCCAGCGCTTATGATACTTTGGGCAGTCGGTCTGCTTATTGGCTCGTGGGTATTTTCAGGCACCATCCCTATGATCATCTACTACGGCGTGGATCTTATAAGTCCGCAGTATCTAGTCCTAACAGCTTTTGTCATCGCAGCCATCATCTCAACCGTAACTGGCACATCTTGGGGCTCTGCTGGCACAGTCGGTGTCGCCATCATGGGCATAGCTCAAGGTCTTGATGTAAATTTAGCAGCAACTGCTGGTGCGGTAGTCGCAGGAGCATACTTTGGCGATAAGCTCTCCCCACTCTCAGACACGACAAACCTAGCTCCGATAGCAGCTGGCTCAGAGCTTTATGAACACATCAGACATATGTTTTATACGACTATCCCAGCAACTATTGTTGCGATAGCAGCTTATCTATTCTTTGGTAGCGAGGCGGCAAGCAGTGGTGCAAATGTTTCAGAGTCGGTTTTGGCGCTTCAAGGTCAGCTTGATAAAATTTTTCACTGGAATATCATCTTGCTTTTGCCTGTGCTTTTTGTCTTGGCTGGTTCGGTGCTAAAGTGGCCAACTATACCTGTCATGATCATCGCTTCGCTATTTTCAGTGCTTCTTGGCGTTATCGTTCAAGATTTTAGCTTTAAAAATGGCTTTATCTCAGTGATGACTGGCTTTAACGTCACGATGAGCGGCATTAATATGGAGTTTTCAAAAGATATCACTAAGCTTTTAAATAGAGGCGGCGTGAGCTCGGTAAATTCAACCACTATACTAGTCATCTGCGCTATGGGCTTTGCTGGCATCATCTCAAAAACTGGCATGCTTACGAAGGTACTTCACACCATTATGGCAAGGGTCAAATCAACAGCAGGAGTCATCATCTCAACTATCGGCTCATGCCTAACTGTCGCATTTGTCACAGGTAGCTCATATCTTTCTATCCTCATCCCTGGTGAGATGTTTAAAGACTTTTATAAAGAGAAAAATTTAGCAGCCAAAAACCTATCAAGAACACTTGAAGACTCTGGCACCGTGATCGTCCCACTCATCCCTTGGTCAGCAGCTGGCGCATATATGACAGCTACACTTGGCGTGCCAACAGTAGAGTACTTGCCATGGGCGATCCTAAACTACATGGGCGTTGTCTTTGCTATCATTTTAGCGCTTACTGGCATCGGCATAGCTAAGATAAACAAGGACACCAAATGA